The Quercus robur chromosome 3, dhQueRobu3.1, whole genome shotgun sequence DNA segment TgcataagagaatgaaaagattattatttggcttgaagaatgcccctcttttctcttttgccATTGTACAActtgattataaataaatacatcaaTTATTGTTTCTTAGTCCCAAAAAAGAAGTTTGTTTAATAATACTTCATTTGGAAgtctattttaaaatgaaagtcTTTGAAGCAAGAAAAAAGAGTGTAGAATATTATGGCTACATAGTTTTTCCTCCACAAATACTTGACATGGGATGGGGCAACCTTTccctcttttatatatatatatatatatatatatatttggtagtTCTAAGCAATAAAAAGAAGTCTACATGAATTTAAGCtagtttaatgatttttttttaaaaaaaaaattatgtcgaATTGATATGAATCTGAATTCTGTTTAcatgaaaaatttattaatatcttgacctattgataaaaataatcatCATAAAATGGACAACATTGATCCAAATCTACTGTATCTTAAAAAAAGGTTGGTGCTATAGCTATGAGCAAGAAAAGTACTTAAGCATGTAAGAAAAGCCTGAATTCTTGTGGTGGCTCATAGTGATTGGCGACTAGTGTAATCCTATTGGATTGGGTGGAGCCTTCAAGCAGGGACCTTaggatttggataatttgagcTAAAGCCTATATGCTTTATGCGAGGATTGCGTTAGGTTGTAAAGGCTAGCAATGGACGTCATAGAACATTTTGATTTTCAACAAATTAGCATTCTACGCAtagaataaagaagaaaaagtctaACAAATGATTAAAAGTACATTGTTCTAATCCATGGAGTGGAGCCTCTGTGCTCTGAGACATTTACGATTTTCACACATTATCTATGCTAAAGATACTGAGGTGGGCTAGTCTGGTTGTTGGCAATAAAGAACATCTTGATCTTTTGTGGATAACTGCTGAGTCATCATCATATATCTTATCCTTATAATTTCTAAAAGTTAGTATTAtagacataaaaaataaaaaataaaaaaataaaaaataaaaaaaattgaagaaggtAATAgttaaacataaaaagaaaaagtacatgAGCATGTAGTCCGTGGAATTTGAGTAATTTTAAGATCCTTCTCCACGATTATTCTCTGTGAAGAATTGTCAAGACACTTCAGCATATAGGTCATAGTGAATTTTCACTTTTGGCATAGCTTTATATAGAGCTTCTACTACCCATTATCCTCATAATTCTTAAGATTTTGTGCCCATGTTCAAGTAAAGTGGGTTGAATGGAGCGTGGATCTCGACCTTATGTCTCGAGGATTGCGCCTTTCCAATTTGAGGACAGTCATCCTTCTTTACTTCATTTATAATTAagaatcagtttttattttattggaattgaaagtttttttgttaaaaatattataaatataaataaaaattaaataaaataatacaataataaataatactaaaacgTACAacgaaatatataaataatagtaaaaataaactaatagtaaaataagttagttttttaatttagaacTAAATGCATACTAAAGTAGCGTTTGGATTCAGCATCCAAGTCTCACGTTTTgcgtttttggctttttttttttttttttttaaccagcgcctcttgcactgttcatgggataTAAATAGTGCATTAAGACAAATGAACAATATCTCAgcaatgaacagtaacttttttattgtttttttattattttcagtattcaatttttagttttcaaccaAATAAACAGTATCGAAACAGACCCTAAGTATATGAGATCTTTTGGACAAATAATAGGAGACGGATTTTATCTATTAGTTGCCCCCTATTCCAAGGTTATTTGTCCATTCGACTTGGACAAGCTTTGGAATGCCAACCAATAGAACCCCATTTTGCAATTGGATATCAATGAAGGGTAAAAATCATCGTTTAAGTCATTTGATGGGCAAGAAATTAATtcctaaatatataaaaattgagtttaaattctataaagATTCCATATAAATCTCATATATTTACACACGTATTTAACATCGTACCATATAAGTTTTAAACGGTTTGCCACTGCCTATGAGTTATGCGCAACAGCGCAAGAAAAGAACTTTGAACACGTTAGAAAGCCAAACATCGTACTTCGTATTGTTACTATTGTACCATGCATATTAGTTTTAAAGGGTTTGCCACTTTGCCTATGCGCGCTATGCGCAAGAAAAGAACTTGAACACGTCAGAAAGCAAAAATCGTATTTCGTAGTGTTGATCTATTGGATTGGGTGGAGCCTCCAAAGAGGGACTTTGAGATTTAAATAAATTGTGCTAAAGACATTGTGCTTACGCAAGGATTACGCGCAGATGCAGAGGCTAGCAGCTGACATCATAGaacattttgatcttttgattTTCAAGAAGGTAAGGGTTTGCTGCATATAGGATTACGTGGCAGTAAAAGATTATGTACATGCTAGTATGTGGCAAAACCTTTCCTCTCTTGAAAATCAAAAGATCACAATTCTCTATTACGTTAGTAGGTAGTCTCTACAACTATACGCAATCCTTGCATAAGTACAATGTCTTTAGCATAATTTATCTAAATCTTAAAGGTCTCTCATTAGGGGCTCCACCCAATCCAATAGATCAAAACTACGAAGCACAATGCTAAAtactaaattttagcattttagcACACCCAATACTAAAATATATGTTCCATTGAAAGTGCCAAATGCTACATATTTTTAGTGTTAATTGCAATGCAATGCTACTAGTAGGCTTTTGGTACGTTAAATTAGCATTTGGCGACTCAGAGCACTAGTATGGGGGTTGTAAACACCCccagttgctattttacaatCTAAGTCACCCAAAACCCACTCCATCTGGGtttgtaaacttaaaaaaaattgcaacctatatatatatatatatatatattttttaatgtggttgtgtgtgaagagaaaaagagagtggggaaaaaaaagaataatactttttataattttattagatagtttatattattttattgggttgtatgtaaaaataaaaactgagatttagggtgaattgtaaaatgggttgataaaatagataaattagtGTTTGAGgataaaaagtatatatatatatatatatattttttttttgcatctccgaatgctaatgctcttacacAGCCAATACTAGTGCTCAAAGGATCAAAAAGTACATTATTCTTTgctaaaaaaaagtacatattgTTCTAATCCATGGAGTGGAGCCTCTGTGTCTGAGATATTTGGGGCTcgtttggtaatattgttctagtaacgttgtttgtattttttgaaaatacgtgtgagtaaaaaaaaaatgtgtggaaatatatgtaatgttgtttaaatattgaaaactattgtttaaactcACCAACCAAGCATTCCCTTGGTTGCACTGAGGTTTGAGTGGAAGGgaagataaagagaaaagagtaaaggaaggaaaagacaaaataacTGGGAAAGAACATATTCTCCATGTGTGTTTGGATGTGGATTGTGTCATATAATTACCAACtcatgtgaattttgacaaatttaccattagatatttattttctttttatatttaccATGCTTGCAAAgtttcaaaaagataaaaaataaatagttatgtcatcaattaaatatttaaatttcaagattttgtagtctaaaattatacataaaaaataaatttatagatcaaatagttaataatatttgattgatatgaAATTTGACGTGTATGTTAATAACATAAAGAGCATGTAATGCgacagttaaattttcaaaatatgtaaacatattaattttttagtgatAGTTGTAGCAATTGATTACAACCAAATTTGTAGACAAATCTTGTCTATACTTTTGTACCactaaaaacaaatgaaattcatatcaaaaaaaaaaaaaaaaatgttaaactaGAAAGTATTTAAAATCATTATCTGGCGCTGTTCAAAGAGTCAATGGAGATATATTGTAGACTTGTAATATTATAAGATGGaccaaactttttttattttttattctttactttttgGTTCAAACAATGTACATTAGcaagaaaaattatttagtattttcataattattattgCTGCTCTTTCTTCTCATATTAATGGTAGAACTGATTATAAATAGGTCATTTTAGATATACaccactttaaaaaaaaaaaaaaaaattaagatcttCTTCCCTCATTTTatatgtgttaaaaatatttagtattctaaaaaaacaaaacagtaTTTCGAGATTTCCTAATATTAACTCCTAAGTGATAAATACGGAAAAAGAACACCATTCTGCTTCTCAATTATGGCTATATAAAGGGACGTGGCCGGTAGACTGCAACAATATAAACTACTCTCGTCTTCCCCCAAACTTGTGCCTTTAACCAAAGAGCTTCTAACAGTCATCTTTGTTTTGTGTAACAAAACATGGCCAGCGACAATACTGGTGGCCCGATCTTGTCAGCCGACCTGATCTTGCGGGACGAAACCTTAACCAGCAAAATTAATACAACCAATGCCGATGAAAAGTTGGATGTTGAATCTCTTTTCTCTGCCGTCGAGAACATCCTTGACCGTACCACCAAGACTGTTGATGTTCTTTTCCTGGTATATATTacccatttttttgtttttgtttttgtttgaagtaaacaaaatacaaaatattcactgttttagaaaaaagtttgcaaattgttttttgtaatgtaataagtgttatttataattttatatattataataaaataataataataattattattattatttttttctatcatTGGTGTAAGATTAATTTGTATAACATTGCTCTTCAGCGAAAGCATGACAACAGGGGCCTCTTTTCCTTTGAGAACAGAACTATATGCATGAGATGCagttaattttttagttttaactgAGCCAGGCagatatgttttttaaatttataccACTAACAAGTAACACCCCGCCTGTTTTTAATTACCCGTCATTCACAGAAGGGTACTGATagccaagaaacaaaaatgaaactCTTGGAGGAGGAGAGCCCCCAAGAAAGCTTTATTCCACCCCTGTCTGCCTTCAAGCTAATTTCCTATGAGGTAATTGTATatatctttacttttttttctcatagaATTTCACCagggcacttttttttttaattttttatataaattttttataagcttTGAAGGTGGTAGATTGTATTTGGTGTAATGATATTTTACACAAACCCAGTGCTCACGAACTTTTTAATATACACCAATTCCAATTTAACActtaacattttctcaaaaataatgtGCCAAAAAGTTTGCACATTGACTTTCTCTAATCGAGTTTTGCTATGATCATGGACTTCTTTGTTGAAAAATTCTTACACCCCTCTCACATGGCACATTATTTGTATCCACcacaacacaaaaataaaaagataataatataCGGGAAGAAAGTGGGGATGACGTTAAGTCTACAAGGCTTTTATGGGCTGTGCTACACACGTTTGTGTGAAAATTTCGGTACACAATTCAGTGCCGCTTACTCTACGTGTATGGAACCAAATGGCCAATATAGCATAAAAAAAGTGTAGTGAATTAAGGAAtgatgattttcatttttatttagtcacccacattaatatatatatatatatattttaaatgtcaGATGCAATGCAAGGCTGCAGGTGAGCAAACTGCACCTGAAACAACAGTACTGTCAATAATTGAGAAGTTATCAAGCTATTCCAGGGATGCAAAGGCTATGCTAACTCTAGCGACTTTTGCTTTGGAATATGGGGAATACTTCCTACTTGCCTGTATTCAGTCATCGAACCAAGTCGCCAAATCAATGGGAACACTTAAGGGGGTACCTGTCCTCTTAGGAAAACTGGAGGAACACAGCCAAGCTGTTGTTGATCTTAACAAATTGATCAAAGCCACACTGGAAGTATTTCAATGCATCTTTGGGTTGAAGAAGCTTTCGAATTATGACAAGAAGGATGAACTGATCACAGCTGCTGTCTATTGGGCTATTGTAAGTGTTGTGGTCAGCACGAATCAGCTTTGCTACCTCATTACCGATGATCAGTAAGTTCTATTCGTTATGCCCAAATCCTTAATTAGAAGACCTTACTGTATCACAATCTTATGGCTATTCTGCATGCACACCAGTTAATTACAAATAGGAAATCTTTTGAGTGTGGCCCTAAGATTCTGGTTAGAGTTTTGAATTCAAGATCTTTTAAATCTCATTAGGCCTTGAAAATTACTAGACCTCGAAATCACTAGCTCAATCCCTTAGGATTTGAAATATATgcgtatcttttttttttttggctaatgaaAGTGTCCAAAGATTTTCAAGCCTTCAAATGTGTGTAGATCTTTCATCAATCCTACACATATTAGGTAATTACAGAGAAAAATCTTTCAGAGATGCTTCTAGATATTGACTaaaaatttttcaattaaagAACTCATGAATCTCATGAGACCAAAATCAAACTAACCTATAAGGGTTTAAAATGCATACATTTAGTTATAGAACAAAGCTTATCTTACATTTTGGTATCGTATTCCATAGgagtataaaattataaaataattaaatactatACTTTATTCTACAATAACATAAATGATTTAATTTCAATGAAACCAAACTAAAATGAGTGTGAAAGCTACATCCTTGGAGGGAGTATTCCTTTTAGGGTGAGTTTTGGACTTTTACTTACAAATCCTTTAGctactttctctttctttaaattattattttataaaaaataaaaactcttagCCTAGCATCTATAGTAGCATGGTATGTACTAGTGTTAAATGACTATGGTTGACTTTATATATTTCTACTTATCTAGGGAGAAGAAACAGGAACTGGAAACCTATGCTGATAAACTCAATCGCATCCTCATCGAACTTAAGAAAGAAAGATCAAACCAAGGTTGGTTTCTTGGCGGTTTCATTTGTACGGACACAAGCTTTCTTGCATGTGTTGCTTGCCTTCAAAAGATGGACTGCTATACTGATGAAGGATTTTGGTTCAATGCAGGGAAAAAGGATTACAGGAAGGTCAagaatgatgttaaaacttcagAGAGCATCGTGGCTGTAATTAAGATACTATTGACAGATCCCACAAACAACCTAACACCGCAATTAACTGATGGTTCCACTTCCACCCAAGAAAAGGTATGCTTTTAATTTGCCGGCCATCTTTTTGCTATTGTATAAGTAGATGAGATCACTCAATATAGTTTGATTGctgttcattaaaaaattatgattgttaTTATATTACTTCAATTCCAAACTCTTGCAGTAATTACACTCCCTTCCTATAAAAGTTGGGGAAATGACATTTTACCtcaaatttaaaggaaaaaaatatttctccATTTTAATATCTaattaactaaactttgttaaattaatatttaaaatgttaTGTACTAATCTACCATTTAggtagtttttaaaattatattatttcataattaaaattcattattttaaaattttaatttaagtgtatattaaaatattatgtgtgaattttgtttattattattttttcttttattaacaaattatgGGGAGATTTGCTCTAGTAAATGTATTGGTGCTTGATaaattttgcacttttttttttttttttgttttgaatttgtcaattatttttttactaaccaAGGTCAAaccttttatattatttttggaataTATCTTTACCATGACTTTTGTGCTGTGTATCCAAAAGTTAGGTCCTTTTGGATATATACcattatcaatttctttaaaattttcttatctcTTCTCatatgtgtgtgttaaaatacttagtattttcaaaaaaatttaggaaaacAACGGCCATGATGTTGACTATGCTTTGACTAGGAGAGTGATGTTGTCTTTCCCTAAACTTAATGTTGTTGATCAAATGGCTGAGAGGAGAGAGCCCAAATTCTGTGTCCCTCAAGGCGTTAATTACTTGCACTGAGTCAACTTAACAAATCtcctttttaagttttgaaaaagtATCTGAATAATAGTACtaaaatacatatatacaaCAACTCTAATCCTAAAAACTAAAGTAACTATGAGTTTACGACTAAAATAGGGTACTGCAACCGTAGGTCCTGAGTAGTTTAGtacttaaattaattttattatattttgataatagtaatTTGTTAGTTGtttgtttaattgatattagtggcttgaataattaaattaaattatcattataaacttgtttattttatcaatttgatATATTGggattataaaatttaatattcagGTTTTCATATTTCACAATAACTTATGGGGAAAGATCTACAATTGATGCAAAAATGACCTCTCATGTTATTTGCAAGTTAAagttaatttgtaaaattaagatttttttagtcatttttttatacataagaACTTTATTGTATTTATAGTGGCCCCCTTCAAAATATTTCCTGGCtccaccaatatatatatagatatatatatatatatataatgttttcaaaaaatattgttatattCTAGATGTAATATgtaatctttcaattttttttaaaattgatttaaaatgttTAAAGAACATTAATTATGATTAAtctagtttaaaaaataattatacatGATGTGATGAAAGAAAATACTTGTTTTgagttatataaaattttattttataggagACAATTATATATATGGGAAAATTGCACTAAACTCCCAATTTTGTTTTCAGTTATAACATTGATCCCACCCTCGAATTTAGAATAAAACATTTACCTTCCCTAAATTGGAAAGTATTTACAACAACCTCacctaaattattaaaaaatccTGAAGAAATaaaggctttaaaaaaaaatctcaaattttctaTTAGAAGAGGTGTGGACAAGAATTTAAAAGGACGTTAAAATAggaaattcaatattttttaagcattttttcAGTTATCCAGGAGAAGTAAGTGTAATAATGAAAAACTTGAGGAGAGATATGCGTGTGTTAGTTTGGTGAATTTAAAGATCATTGTCATATTTAGCTTtgcctccaaaaaaaaagaaaaaaaaaatctgactCTGTTGCTAATCGTATGGCACAAACTGCAGGTAGAAATTAATTCCCTGGAAGGGAAGAGTGTCTTCTTGTTCTTTCCGAGCCTACACATCTCTGGTGAAGACATTtcaaatcttaaaaattttcttgataaaatGAGGAAGGACCAATATGAGACCCTATGGATCCCATTTGTGAAGCAATTGACCAAAGACctgaaaaagaaatttgagtTCTTGCGGCCTAAGATGCTATACGTAGCAGCGAATTACTCTTTGCCGATAGCAAGccataaatacataaaaaagaaGTGGAACTTCAAGGTTTACGAGCCCTTAATTGTGGTGCTGAACCCGCAAGGAAAGGTGGTATGTATGAATGCAATCCCTATGATGAGGGTATGCGGCGTTGAGGCCTTCCCATTCACCAGcgaaaaagaagaaaatctgTTGAAGGAAAAGGGTTTGATAGGGGTAACGGCAACTCACATTAATCCACAGATAAAAAACTGGGTAAAGTCATTTCAAAAATCTAATAATGCATATATTTGCACACGTGTTCACAATTTGCTATTTTGCTATTTCCTCAAGTTTTGGCATCGTCTCAGCCTTGTGATTGTGAGGCATAAGGATCTTTTCCATTCGAAATGGCTCTGAATCATTATATACACACGTAAATGTacgcttttttatttttatttttttttatagctatCGAGGGTACTTAGCATTCTTTGATTATctgattatttttttgtgacGTTTTAAGATGTATTAGGCTGAAATATCCTTGGGGTTCATAGAAGAACACATTCATGCatgtactttttattttgatggaTTGTTACAAAAAGTTGGGGAGGGGATCTTTGAACTAGCTACAAGCTAGACTCTTGGTCATGCatgcactttttttttgtgtgggagTGGGGGAGAAGTTATGTGCATTCAAATAATATTGATGTGCACATTCACTTATTCTTATAAATATGTATCTTGTTCATTCAGATCGAAGAGAAGAAGTACATCTTTTTGTATGGTGGCCAGGTCACTGATAGTGCAATGGTCCTTGACCATAATCCAATGATAGTGGAAAAAGGGATTTCCATAAAGTTGGTATCCATCGAAGACCCCAGCCACCTAAAACGCTTCTGGACCAAGATTAAGAACTTGTTCACTTCAAGATCTCAAAGGGAGACCGAGATAGACTCTATGAAGCTAGATATCGAAAAATTGATTTCctacaagaagaaaaagggaGGATGGGCTGTGTTCAGCAAAGGGTCCAAAGTTATACTGATCGGTGGGACAACTATTCTTCAGGTCTTAAAAGAGTTTGACAAATGGAAGGAGAGTTTAAACGAGAAGGACTTCGAATTGGCTTTCAAAGACTACCATAACAAGATTTCTAATCATGATGATGATGCCATCTGCCGCCACATTAAAATTCCATACAAAGCTTTAAAAATACCAGAGACCGAATGCTCCCATTGTCAACGCATCATGGTCACGAATATCACTTTCAAATGTTGCCACAAAGATGATGATACATGGGTTCCGCCTCGGCCTTAAGTTGCTACCTTACTTTGGAATGGTATTGCTACTAAATTAAATAATGTGGTTACATTCGTAACCAGAGGTTATATGTATAGTAAGATTTGGCTTATTGGGTCTAGTATTTAGTACATTGGTTCTGTTGTAATGGAGACATGTTCACTTTTGACCATGTCTCACCATTGCAACGAGTCCAGCGTATTGGAGCAATTGGACCTAAGTTTAGCCCAGTGTGATGTGTGACCTAATATTCTGATGCCACCGGAAAAAAGGCTGTGTGTGATTTTATATTCCTACTTGAAGCCCCTAGAAAAGGGCAGTGTATGTTTGTATTGGTTTCGTTTTCCCTTACCATTGGTGTAATAAAGAAAATGTGTGCAATCATATGGTATTGATGTTGCATTACTATTATCCTTTTGAGTTTTTATACTTTACCACgactttctctttttctttcttctaaatGCTAATTGACTTTATaatttgttttgcttctttCATGGACTTCGAAGATCTTGCATTACTTTAATTGTGAGTTATGTATGCATAATATTaatcttttttgttatttattaagtttgaaactaaaatagtgtgagaataaagagagagaatgaaggCAAAGATTTCGTGATTCAACCTAAAGGTCAATGTCCACAAAGGAAAGCTCTTGATGGTTAAATCTTCATTATACTAAATTGTATGTTACAATGAGTCAGGAAAGCTCTTGATAGTTACATCCACAAAGGAAAG contains these protein-coding regions:
- the LOC126717554 gene encoding protein SIEVE ELEMENT OCCLUSION B-like isoform X1, whose product is MASDNTGGPILSADLILRDETLTSKINTTNADEKLDVESLFSAVENILDRTTKTVDVLFLKGTDSQETKMKLLEEESPQESFIPPLSAFKLISYEMQCKAAGEQTAPETTVLSIIEKLSSYSRDAKAMLTLATFALEYGEYFLLACIQSSNQVAKSMGTLKGVPVLLGKLEEHSQAVVDLNKLIKATLEVFQCIFGLKKLSNYDKKDELITAAVYWAIVSVVVSTNQLCYLITDDQEKKQELETYADKLNRILIELKKERSNQGKKDYRKVKNDVKTSESIVAVIKILLTDPTNNLTPQLTDGSTSTQEKVEINSLEGKSVFLFFPSLHISGEDISNLKNFLDKMRKDQYETLWIPFVKQLTKDLKKKFEFLRPKMLYVAANYSLPIASHKYIKKKWNFKVYEPLIVVLNPQGKVVCMNAIPMMRVCGVEAFPFTSEKEENLLKEKGLIGVTATHINPQIKNWIEEKKYIFLYGGQVTDSAMVLDHNPMIVEKGISIKLVSIEDPSHLKRFWTKIKNLFTSRSQRETEIDSMKLDIEKLISYKKKKGGWAVFSKGSKVILIGGTTILQVLKEFDKWKESLNEKDFELAFKDYHNKISNHDDDAICRHIKIPYKALKIPETECSHCQRIMVTNITFKCCHKDDDTWVPPRP
- the LOC126717554 gene encoding protein SIEVE ELEMENT OCCLUSION B-like isoform X2 codes for the protein MASDNTGGPILSADLILRDETLTSKINTTNADEKLDVESLFSAVENILDRTTKTVDVLFLKGTDSQETKMKLLEEESPQESFIPPLSAFKLISYEAAGEQTAPETTVLSIIEKLSSYSRDAKAMLTLATFALEYGEYFLLACIQSSNQVAKSMGTLKGVPVLLGKLEEHSQAVVDLNKLIKATLEVFQCIFGLKKLSNYDKKDELITAAVYWAIVSVVVSTNQLCYLITDDQEKKQELETYADKLNRILIELKKERSNQGKKDYRKVKNDVKTSESIVAVIKILLTDPTNNLTPQLTDGSTSTQEKVEINSLEGKSVFLFFPSLHISGEDISNLKNFLDKMRKDQYETLWIPFVKQLTKDLKKKFEFLRPKMLYVAANYSLPIASHKYIKKKWNFKVYEPLIVVLNPQGKVVCMNAIPMMRVCGVEAFPFTSEKEENLLKEKGLIGVTATHINPQIKNWIEEKKYIFLYGGQVTDSAMVLDHNPMIVEKGISIKLVSIEDPSHLKRFWTKIKNLFTSRSQRETEIDSMKLDIEKLISYKKKKGGWAVFSKGSKVILIGGTTILQVLKEFDKWKESLNEKDFELAFKDYHNKISNHDDDAICRHIKIPYKALKIPETECSHCQRIMVTNITFKCCHKDDDTWVPPRP